From a single Nicotiana tabacum cultivar K326 chromosome 8, ASM71507v2, whole genome shotgun sequence genomic region:
- the LOC142163128 gene encoding uncharacterized protein LOC142163128 produces the protein MDALREMPGINLMSLAISTKLRIGRARPTLMLLQLADRTVKRPTRNLNDVLVQVGKFVFPIDFVILDCQVDEEIPIILGRSFLSIGRALIGCETGELKMRLNNEEIIFNSQQSMRRPSEFANCSLVEAVDMILQEEDEIINVRDPLETCLMNLENVDGKELA, from the exons ATGGATGCTTTGAGGGAAATGCCAGG CATAAACTTGATGTCATTGGCAATCTCTACAAAACTGCgcattggcagagctagaccgACCTTAATGTTGCTGCAACTGGCTGATCGCACAGTGAAAAGACCGACCAGAAATCTTAATGATGTGCTTGTTCAAGTGGGGAAATTTGTATTCCCTATAGACTTCGTCATCCTTGACTGTCAAGTGGATGAAGAGATACCAATCATTCTGGGCAGGTCGTTTCTATCCATTGGGAGAGCATTGATTGGTTGTGAGACTGGGGAATTGAAAATGAGGTTGAACAATGAAGAAATCATATTCAATTCTCAACAATCTATGAGAAGACCCAGTGAATTTGCAAATTGCTCACTGGTGGAGGCTGTAGATATGATACTACAAGAGGAGGATGAGATTATTAATGTTAGGGATCCGCTAGAAACTTGCTTGATGAATCTGGAAAATGTGGATGGTAAGGAGTTGGCATAG